atttaatatatttttatatttttaaaaaaataaaaataaaaaaatattttaaaaaataataacatagaaaatcaaaataaattttttaagattagacGGAAGAATGGAAGatatttattaataacaaatacAGTGAGATTAAAGCtgtatttgattttgtgttttaaaaatatttttgaaaaaaatttaaaattattttattttttatttattttaaattaattttttttttatgtttttagataattttataataataatattaaaaaataatttttaaaaaataaaggaatagaAATGAGACTCCCCCCACCACACGTAATATAAATTGTGGTAAACAAAGCTATTGACAACTCAGTCCAAACAGGATTGATTGGTCAACGGTCAACGGTCAACGGTCAACAGCTCCATCTCCTCCATCCCCGGCTCATGTTAGAAAAAGACAATACCAGATCTGGCTCACGGCATGTCCCCATCCAATGAACCCCCGGTGCTCAACAAACACTTAATTCTAACCATAacttaatgaaattaattaatttgtcttCTAGCCTGTTTGTTATTACATGTTACTAGTTATCTATGACGCAGTAGGGACTAAcgtattatttttgataaaatatagggactaaagtattatttttgataaaacatAGGGACTAAATTATATTCCATCACTGATTCAGTAGAACAACAATCAAATAGAGAATCCTCCTCCCCACCACCCTTTTTTCTCATTTCCTTATCCCCAAACAACCCCCAAAACAAAAGGAGACACCCTGCACCACCGTTCCACCAAATAAAACAGAGAATAACATAACATGGCACACAGCACCAACCACAGGCGCATCTTAGCATCATCCCTAGACTTCGACTCCCCCGTTAATCACCATCCATCATCAACATCCATGGATCCCACTCTCAAAAGCAAAAGGCACCCCAAACCCACAAATCCAGATCCCATTGTACCCACTTCCGAACTTCTTTTCATGTCAAAATCAGGCCTCAATCttaaaacaacccaaaaacccACCAAGCACCTACCCTCACCGCAGCCTAATTGCTTAGATATCCACTCGCAAGCCAAAGCCATGACTGTCTCTGCTGATTTTGATGCTTGCAGGTTCTCAATCATCAAACCGAAGCACCAGCAGCCCAAGAAGAAGGTTATCGGAACAAAAGTAGTGGAAAGATTAGAGAGCAAAACAGCAACCGCGAAGGGAGACGAATCATCTAAAGATCAGAAGGTCAAGAAACTGTCATCTAAGGATCAGCAGCTGGACAATAGGAAGAAAGCTGAAGAGTTTGCAGGAGTGGATGAAACGAAATCCAAGGAAGTGGTAACTTCTACGGTGAAAGATAAGAAGGAAGTGAAGGCTCATCATGATCTACTTGAATGGAATGATATGAACAAGAGCAGGCCATCAGTTTCATTGACGGGAAGGAGGAGATCCTTCTGTGGGTCACAAGTAGAGTTGACAGATTTTCTTGCAAGCAACGGAGCTAAGATTGTTTCAGTTGACATGCCACCATTTATGCAGATCCACGCTATTCGTTGCGCCAGGAATACTTGTGATAGTCTCGAGAAGTTCACCTCCAGGACCCTTGCATCCACCCTCAAGAaggtaaattaaattagttaattaCAAACTGTGAGATCAGTTCATACACAGTCGAGCTTTTCCATTGGTTTTATGATGTGGGTTTGCGAGCTAATCATAGATTATAATAATTGATGAATCATGTAGCTTGGTTGCAAGTAATTTTCTCATCCACCAGCACAatctttcttcatcttctggGTGCAGGACTTTGACAAGACATATGGGCCTGCTTGGCACTGCATTGTGGGGACAAGTTTTGGGTCTTTTGTGACGCATTCAGTTGGGGGATTTCTATATTTCTCCATGGATCAAAAGGTGTACATCTTGTTGTTCAAGACTACAGTACAAAGAGCAGATTGATGAGTTGATTGTATGATTTGGAAGCACAGGCATAGATAGTTGCGAAGCCGAAAGTTATAAACAAAAAGCCTTCTTGTCTCCTCTCGCAGATTGTATATTTGGTTTGCTTAGGAAAgcagaaatataaaataaatatatatgatatgaagattttaccctttttttctagttgttcaaagactccttttttttctttttttcccagtGGTCAGACTCTTTATCTAGTCATAAGTCATTATTCTGTAATTCTTTTATAGGATGACTTTCAATTCACTTGTGTGTTTCTTCtgaattttttactttctttcattattattttttatcatcataaaaTGTTCAGATtaacttgtatatattttaattaattttatagactttaaaattaataatcatctttctttcattatttatCGTCATGGTAAGGGACTTGGTGTAAATTTCAAATTCATTCTTAGAGTTAATTGAACAAGTATAGATTCACTTGCATAGAAAGAGGGGAGGAAAGGaggtaaattttattatcatacTCGTTTAACGAACCAAcacatttaaaaattcaaataaataaaataaaatatcatgcaacatgaaaaattgaacttcttaaataagaaaataataaaagaattgtCGCATTGTGATGAAAACGCACCAGCTCgaggaaaaatataaattatagagttgttacttataattaaaaaaaaataaaaattctaaaagagATATTAATTCTACAAATTCAAGAATTGGAttagttatgttttaaaaaaactggatTAGTTATGTCTAAAAGAAAGTAGATACTATCTTTGCTAtatcttttataaaatagaaagtTATCTTTACTatgtatttttctaaatttattctaCTATTAAATGTATATTTCTGTTTTTGagcttataatatttattagaaaaattatcatTAGCATGCTATAATTTACTTCATTTTACACTTtgcttttataatttcaaaaattacagAAAGTATAATGAATTTTACATGTTCATAACACTTTGattgtcataaaaaaatcaacaaaaaatattcaattattttaaaattaccattatatttagtttaaaaactaaaacaccctagatacattaaaataacaaaaataccaccaaataaaaaatgtcaATCCAGTAATTATAGCATGTCTACAAAGCTTGAAATTTTGTGAGTATTTTAACAAACATGTCTTATGCTATTTTGGTCTACATGATAATCTCTCCACAAATGGACTCAAAGAAGAGTATGACATCTGCAACTATTCTGGGTTTTGATGGTGATGGTTTTTGGGTTTTGCTGTTTGGAAAAAATTAGGGGTTTATTGTTTTATGGTGGATTGTTTTGGATCATTCAGTCAAATGAAAACATGCACAAACACCAATCTCTCGAATCCCtaatttttttcccaaattaaaaccatgataaattattttcatgagagaaaataaagcccggataaaaaaaactgattggATTTATGAGGAGGAGAGGGACAaatgaaattgatttatttcatattGAACTTCTATTTgcacaaagaaaaaggaaatttcATGAACTTTTTGACATATTCATAAcgggagaaaaaataaagaaataaccAACATATGCTTAATAATTGTGCAATTTCTTCAAAGAATCTTCGTCGCTTGCACCTGGATCGGAGACCCAGAGGGAAGTCCTTGCATTTCTGTTGCACCCATCAGGGCCTGTTTTGACCAGGGGCATCAAGTGCTTGAAATTGCCAGGTTGTATCCTAGACGGAGCTGGTTAAGGTAGAGCcatgagatcaaacacaaacatTTACCTTGAAATTTCTATAAGAAGCAGTGAACGGAGATTGTGTCCGGTCTGTCTTCACAGGCCCCCCTCTTGCTGTTCTAGAGACTAATAAATCCTCGCGTAATTTTCTGCAACAAACTTCTGTCTTTGATTGAAACAATCTTCTCtcctttaattaaaacaaaagaaagaagggatcagagagaggagaaaataaTGGAAGAAGatgggaaaaagaaaatgatacgtTGTTATATTGTATATGagaataaatttatgttttttagtttaaattttgagTTGAATAACGATGGAAagtttataggcaaaatgtaaaatgaaataaattataagatgtttatggtaattttttatatttattttttaaagagatgttgaaaatttatcattaaatttgatattaatctcttaaaaaataagattttatcgtattttgatttgaattaaaaattttaattttaatatttaaaaacacaatatttcaTCAAcgttataattttaataaaaattttgttactaatttttacaaataagagatttcattatttttgaaaattttaacaaaaatattgatgttaattcctaaaaatatactattaatttcattgatttgggaatttaagaaaaaatttaacattaatccTGAAAAATTAGAGATTTTGTTCATTTggaaattttatgaaaaaatattaatattaatccCTCAAAATAagagattttatcaatttagaattttttttaaaatattgatatcaatctttaaaaaataaaaaatttcattaatttatgaattttaaaaaaaatattgatgttaatCCCTAGAAGATTTtgtcaattcaaaattttaaaataggtGTTAAACCTGTATGGATGTTGAAAATTAAGCTTTGGACCCactctttgaaatataaaaataatcctaTCATTTATTATATTAGTTGAAAAATTACTATAGGAGcacaaattcttttttaactaaaaatcagcATATCCTCACATAGAATTTACACATCCAATCATAAATTAACTATTTTGCACCCATAAAAAACAGATCCTCGCATAAAACGAAGACTTCtacatattaaaatcaaaacgcCCCATGTAAGATTGATAATGTAACACAAATCATTCGACATGAGAAAACCAATGCAACACACATCatttaacacaaataaaataaatcaacatgaCCAAAGacataatcataaatcattcataatagataaattaatgcattagggtttgataaaataaaagataaaggaGTTGCTATCTAGTTTTAAAAGAAACTAGAATACCTAAGACCAATCTCATAGGGAATCAAAACCGACATAAATGACAGTATTCAaaacatactttaaaaacaTCACTAGTTAAAGGTTCAAAGAATCTAATAATAGATAGAGAATCAAAACTAACATAAATTTATATTGTACGTTGTTGATCCATTTTAGTCCTTTGTAAGGGTGTTATGGGCACATAAACTATATAACTAAAAGTTCATAGATGAAATATATTTGGTGGTATACAA
The sequence above is drawn from the Populus alba chromosome 15, ASM523922v2, whole genome shotgun sequence genome and encodes:
- the LOC118033474 gene encoding uncharacterized protein, which gives rise to MAHSTNHRRILASSLDFDSPVNHHPSSTSMDPTLKSKRHPKPTNPDPIVPTSELLFMSKSGLNLKTTQKPTKHLPSPQPNCLDIHSQAKAMTVSADFDACRFSIIKPKHQQPKKKVIGTKVVERLESKTATAKGDESSKDQKVKKLSSKDQQLDNRKKAEEFAGVDETKSKEVVTSTVKDKKEVKAHHDLLEWNDMNKSRPSVSLTGRRRSFCGSQVELTDFLASNGAKIVSVDMPPFMQIHAIRCARNTCDSLEKFTSRTLASTLKKDFDKTYGPAWHCIVGTSFGSFVTHSVGGFLYFSMDQKVYILLFKTTVQRAD